GGGGCCACTCATCTACCAGGCCGGTAACTTGCGCCATGGCACCGGCTGCCCAGAACACCAATACCACCAAAAGCCCACTTACTTTCCTTGCCATCGTCTTCGTTTCTTTATACCCACTTAAAAGATTCCAATGCACTTCTAAGAAAAATATACCTTAAAAAATTAAAGAAGGTTTCCTGATTCTTGTCACTTTCCAGGGGTAAATGCAGAGAAAATTGTGCCACAAACCACAAATTAAAGCAGGAGTTACAAAAAACTTTTAAAATTGAAAAGAGGCTTGCAGAATACCAATATCTGAAAATTTCTAAACCGTTTCCTTCCCGGCCCTAAAAAGCGAAAGGCGGAAGATGTGTCTTCCGCCTTTCGCTTTTTATTTCTTCATGATGGAATGCCCCAGCTTGTCTCGCTTGGTGGTTAAGTACCTTTGGTTGTGGGCGTTGGCTTCAATCTCTATGGGCAACTGCTCTACAATCTGCAGACCGTAGCCAATGAGGCCGGTGCGTTTGCGGGGGTTGTTGGACAGGAGTCGCATTTTAGTGACCCCTAAATCCCTCAGAATCTGGGCGCCCACGCCGTAATCGCGCTCATCGGTCCCGAAGCCTAGTTGCAGGTTGGCCTCTACGGTGTCCAGGCCCTGCTCCTGCAGCTTGTAGGCTTTTAGCTTGTTCAGAAGGCCAATGCCGCGGCCTTCCTGGTTCATATACACAATCACACCTTTGCCGGCTTTCTCAATGATCTCCATGGCGCGGTGCAACTGCGGACCGCAGTCACAGCGGCAAGACCCGAAGATGTCTCCGGTTACGCAGGAGGAGTGCACGCGCACCAATACCGGTTCATCTGGTTCCCAGGTGCCTTTCACCAAGGCCAGGTGCTTGGCGTTGTTGCTGCGTTGGGTATAGGCGTACAGGTCAAAGTTGCCCCAGTCGGTAGGCAGTTCCACGGCTATCTCACGGTCAATGAGGCTTTCCTTCTGCAGGCGGTAGGTGATCAGGTCTTTGATGGAGATAAGCTTGAGGTTGAAGCGCTCGGCTACTTTCTCCAGGTCTGGCATGCGGGCCATGGTGCCGTCTTCGTTCATGATCTCTACCAGCACGCCGGCCGGGGCCAGGCCCGCCAGCGCAGCCAGGTCAACGGCGGCCTCGGTGTGGCCGGCTCTCCTGATCACGCCTTCCTTGCGGGCGCGCAGCGGGAAAATGTGGCCGGGTTTGCCTAAAGAAGCGGGATCAGTGGTAGGGTCGGCCAGGGCCAGGATGGTCTTGGCGCGGTCAGACGCCGAGATACCGGTGGTACAGCCGTGGCCCAGTAAGTCTACAGATACGGTAAAGGGGGTGGCGTGCAGGGCGGTGTTCCGGCCTACCATCAGCTCCAGGCCCAGTTCATCGCAGCGTTCCTCGGTGAGTGGAGCGCAGATGAGGCCGCGCCCGTGGGTAGCCATGAAGTTCACAATCTCAGGGGTGATTTTCTCGGCGGCGCAAATAAAGTCGCCTTCGTTCTCGCGGTCATCGTCATCTACCACAATCACTACTTTACCGGCTTTTATATCTTCTATGGCGTCTTCTATGTTATCTAGCATGGTTCTTTGCATCTAATACCGGCAGGCTGCCAAAAGCG
This Rufibacter radiotolerans DNA region includes the following protein-coding sequences:
- a CDS encoding bifunctional 3,4-dihydroxy-2-butanone-4-phosphate synthase/GTP cyclohydrolase II, which codes for MLDNIEDAIEDIKAGKVVIVVDDDDRENEGDFICAAEKITPEIVNFMATHGRGLICAPLTEERCDELGLELMVGRNTALHATPFTVSVDLLGHGCTTGISASDRAKTILALADPTTDPASLGKPGHIFPLRARKEGVIRRAGHTEAAVDLAALAGLAPAGVLVEIMNEDGTMARMPDLEKVAERFNLKLISIKDLITYRLQKESLIDREIAVELPTDWGNFDLYAYTQRSNNAKHLALVKGTWEPDEPVLVRVHSSCVTGDIFGSCRCDCGPQLHRAMEIIEKAGKGVIVYMNQEGRGIGLLNKLKAYKLQEQGLDTVEANLQLGFGTDERDYGVGAQILRDLGVTKMRLLSNNPRKRTGLIGYGLQIVEQLPIEIEANAHNQRYLTTKRDKLGHSIMKK